A genomic stretch from Edaphobacter aggregans includes:
- a CDS encoding TonB-dependent receptor translates to MIKQITQWALVAIFCVGFAVPSYGQSAVDGAIGGTVQDTTGGAIPAATIVVRSNTTNAEATTVSDSQGFFRVIHLQPSTYTVTVTAQGFQTFKSPEVIVQVGLLTDITPKLPVGGATETVEVLSESPAINTTSPDFGGLIDQRVLRDLPVNNYRWSSYALLTPAVVSDTSGFGLLSFRGQSTLLNNVTIDGADDNQGYFSEERGRTRAGYSTAKAAVQEFQVNTSNYTAEYGRSAGGVVNSVTKSGGNQIHGELYFTDRDASWGAANAFTTRSVQLTPGGPFVAQNFKPTDVRKQFGGAIGGPIFKDKLFFFFAGDGFQRNFPGVGVASNPGSFFTLPDTTLPAGKVCGGTGGAAPSTIDAAACTLQTNLNLPTYTAAANNYINGLTGLNTMLGTVPRRGDQTILFPKIDWQINSRNHASFEVNRLRWSSPAGIQTASTVTDGIASFGNDYVRVTFGIAKLDTVITSHITNEIRYQYGRDFEFEFNQTPTPYEQTNLVGPTPGGAYTNPLGLPPSVTITNGFTFGTPNFLNRQALPDERRWQVADTVNWVHGRHNFKFGGDYIHTNDIVNNLFSGFGVYSYSSLPSYFTDFYLSQDPNPANRARAKNFSSYVQGFGIPGLEFQTSDFGFFAEDNFRATPKLTLTVGLRYEFEQLPSPVSSLVIPSLPQTGVFPSNNTNVGPRLGFAYDVFGSNKTVIRGGYGMFFARILNGTIYNALTSTGSAAGQFTVSPTATSAAAPPFPQIIATGSLAGAPNSVFFDPNFKAPQIHQANLTVEQDLGWNTVFSMSYLGTWGRRLQNFVDVNLPAPTTVTYSVVDTSGKGPLAAGSTYTSKFYAKLPNTAASPCVSQRPNCAFGSLTDIFSGVNSNYQGMVAQINHRFSNHITFSANYTWSHALDFGQNNQTATVANNLLDPASLRAEYGNSLTNVTNRFVLNAIGTAPWQYTGWMAYLLNDWELAPSFQLQSGFPYSIGTSGTLSSAFVATGSPTLSAIGGGINGSNGTFRVPGFERNGLAQPSTNTLDLRLSKRFTIYERLKLELMAETFNVLNRQNVTAVNTTGYFLGNTTIAGATPTAPRIVTGNTLTFNTSSTNATQPLFQSITNTNSSGFSFAPRQLQLGIRAQF, encoded by the coding sequence ATGATTAAGCAAATCACCCAATGGGCACTCGTTGCAATCTTCTGCGTCGGTTTCGCAGTCCCATCCTATGGACAATCGGCGGTGGACGGAGCCATAGGCGGCACAGTACAGGACACAACAGGCGGCGCGATTCCAGCCGCAACGATCGTCGTCCGCTCCAACACAACGAACGCCGAGGCGACGACGGTATCAGATTCGCAGGGCTTCTTCCGCGTGATTCATCTTCAACCCTCCACCTACACCGTAACGGTGACAGCGCAGGGCTTCCAGACATTCAAGTCGCCTGAAGTCATCGTCCAGGTCGGCCTATTGACCGATATCACGCCGAAGCTCCCCGTTGGCGGCGCAACCGAAACGGTTGAAGTTCTCAGCGAGTCGCCGGCCATCAATACCACCTCTCCCGACTTTGGCGGTCTCATCGACCAGCGTGTCCTCCGCGATCTTCCCGTCAACAACTACCGCTGGTCGTCCTATGCGCTGCTCACGCCCGCCGTTGTCAGCGACACCAGCGGCTTCGGCCTCCTCAGCTTCCGCGGTCAGAGCACCCTCTTGAACAACGTCACCATCGACGGCGCCGACGACAACCAGGGCTACTTCTCCGAAGAGCGTGGACGCACCCGCGCCGGTTACTCCACCGCAAAGGCCGCCGTTCAGGAGTTTCAGGTCAACACCTCCAACTACACCGCCGAGTACGGCCGTTCGGCTGGCGGCGTCGTCAACTCCGTCACCAAGAGCGGCGGCAACCAGATCCACGGTGAGCTCTACTTCACCGATCGCGACGCCTCCTGGGGCGCGGCCAACGCCTTCACCACCCGCAGCGTCCAGTTGACCCCCGGCGGCCCCTTCGTCGCGCAAAACTTCAAGCCCACCGACGTCCGCAAGCAGTTCGGCGGAGCCATCGGCGGCCCCATCTTCAAAGACAAGCTCTTCTTCTTCTTCGCCGGTGACGGCTTCCAGCGCAACTTCCCCGGTGTTGGAGTCGCCAGCAATCCGGGCAGCTTCTTTACCCTTCCCGATACCACTTTGCCCGCCGGTAAAGTCTGCGGTGGAACCGGTGGCGCCGCCCCCAGCACCATCGACGCCGCGGCCTGCACCCTGCAAACCAACCTTAACCTCCCGACATATACTGCGGCCGCCAACAACTACATCAACGGCCTCACTGGCCTCAACACGATGCTCGGCACCGTACCGCGCCGTGGCGACCAGACCATCCTCTTCCCCAAGATCGACTGGCAGATCAACTCCCGCAATCACGCTTCGTTCGAGGTCAACCGTCTGCGCTGGTCCTCCCCGGCTGGCATTCAGACGGCCTCTACAGTCACCGATGGCATCGCCAGCTTCGGCAACGACTACGTCCGCGTGACCTTCGGCATCGCGAAGCTCGACACCGTCATTACCAGCCACATCACCAACGAGATCCGTTACCAGTACGGACGCGACTTCGAATTCGAGTTCAATCAGACGCCGACTCCCTACGAGCAAACCAATCTCGTAGGTCCCACCCCCGGCGGCGCATACACCAATCCCCTCGGCCTGCCTCCCAGCGTTACCATCACCAATGGCTTCACCTTTGGTACACCGAACTTCCTGAACCGCCAGGCGCTCCCCGACGAACGCCGCTGGCAGGTTGCCGATACCGTCAACTGGGTCCACGGACGCCACAACTTCAAGTTCGGTGGCGACTACATCCACACCAACGACATCGTCAACAATCTCTTCTCCGGCTTCGGTGTCTACAGCTACTCCAGTCTCCCCAGCTACTTCACCGACTTCTATCTCTCCCAGGATCCCAATCCCGCCAATCGCGCCCGCGCGAAAAACTTCAGTAGCTACGTCCAGGGCTTTGGCATTCCGGGTCTCGAGTTCCAGACCTCCGACTTTGGCTTCTTCGCAGAAGACAACTTCAGAGCCACACCCAAGCTGACCCTCACCGTCGGGTTACGCTACGAGTTCGAGCAGCTACCCTCGCCCGTCAGCTCTCTCGTCATTCCCTCTCTTCCCCAGACCGGCGTCTTCCCCAGCAACAACACCAACGTTGGTCCACGCCTGGGATTTGCCTACGACGTCTTCGGCAGCAACAAGACCGTGATTCGCGGCGGCTATGGCATGTTCTTCGCCCGTATTCTCAACGGCACCATCTACAACGCCCTCACCAGCACAGGTTCAGCGGCCGGTCAGTTCACGGTAAGCCCAACGGCTACCTCAGCCGCCGCGCCTCCCTTCCCACAGATCATCGCGACCGGAAGCCTCGCAGGTGCGCCGAACTCCGTCTTCTTCGATCCCAACTTCAAGGCCCCTCAGATCCACCAGGCTAACCTCACGGTCGAGCAGGACTTGGGCTGGAACACAGTATTCAGCATGTCGTACCTGGGAACCTGGGGCCGCAGGCTGCAAAACTTCGTCGACGTCAATCTGCCGGCTCCAACCACCGTCACCTACAGCGTCGTCGATACCTCTGGTAAAGGTCCTCTCGCGGCAGGCTCAACCTACACCTCGAAGTTCTATGCCAAACTGCCCAACACCGCGGCATCACCCTGCGTGAGCCAGCGTCCAAACTGCGCCTTCGGTTCCTTGACCGATATCTTCAGCGGCGTCAATTCGAACTACCAGGGCATGGTCGCGCAGATCAATCACCGCTTCTCCAACCACATCACGTTCAGTGCAAACTACACCTGGTCCCACGCGCTGGACTTCGGTCAGAACAACCAGACCGCGACCGTGGCCAATAACCTGCTCGATCCTGCCAGCCTCCGTGCAGAGTATGGCAACTCGCTCACCAACGTCACCAACCGCTTCGTGCTCAATGCCATCGGCACTGCCCCATGGCAGTACACCGGCTGGATGGCCTATCTGCTCAACGACTGGGAACTCGCTCCCAGCTTCCAGCTTCAGAGCGGATTCCCTTACTCCATCGGCACCAGCGGCACACTCTCCTCGGCGTTTGTCGCCACGGGTAGCCCAACCCTCAGCGCCATTGGCGGCGGCATCAACGGCTCCAACGGTACCTTCCGCGTTCCGGGCTTCGAGCGCAACGGGCTCGCTCAGCCCAGCACGAATACGTTGGATCTCCGTCTCTCCAAGCGCTTCACCATATACGAACGGCTCAAGCTGGAGCTGATGGCCGAGACCTTCAACGTCCTCAACCGTCAGAACGTGACCGCAGTCAACACAACCGGCTACTTCCTGGGCAACACAACCATTGCAGGAGCCACGCCGACCGCTCCCCGGATCGTAACCGGCAATACGCTCACCTTCAACACAAGCTCCACCAACGCCACCCAGCCTCTCTTCCAATCGATAACCAACACCAACTCGAGCGGCTTCTCCTTCGCCCCTCGACAACTCCAGCTAGGAATTCGGGCGCAGTTCTAG
- the obgE gene encoding GTPase ObgE, whose product MFIDEARIRIKAGDGGNGCMAFRREKFVPRGGPSGGDGGHGGDILMSSSLSHNTLVHFRFNPEHKAQRGGHGLGSNCSGYAGESTTLKVPVGTLLYNDETGELIHDFARPNETIVIAKGGRGGRGNQHFATSTHQAPREHELGRAGEERTYRLELRLLADAGLVGYPNVGKSTLISRLSAARPKIANYAFTTLEPNLGVVSVGEWPHEQSFTVADLPGLIEGAHLGAGLGIQFLKHIERTSVIVHLVDVSDASNRPDPVEDFKVITEELRSFDPALVTRPTVLVAAKADVANPDKLKKLTTFAKRRKLPFYVISAVTGEGVEALKFGIAELVAIHRPVSIETEAPAPVKLKPNYPPPPSSARRRSS is encoded by the coding sequence ATGTTTATTGATGAAGCGCGAATCCGCATAAAGGCCGGTGATGGCGGCAATGGCTGCATGGCGTTTCGCCGTGAGAAGTTCGTTCCGCGGGGAGGTCCGTCGGGCGGCGACGGCGGCCATGGCGGCGATATTTTGATGTCGTCGTCGTTGAGCCACAATACTTTGGTCCACTTTCGGTTCAACCCCGAACATAAGGCTCAGCGCGGCGGGCATGGGCTTGGGTCGAACTGCTCCGGGTATGCCGGGGAGTCGACTACGCTGAAGGTGCCGGTGGGGACGCTGCTGTATAACGACGAGACGGGCGAGCTGATCCACGACTTTGCGCGGCCCAATGAGACGATCGTTATCGCCAAGGGCGGGCGCGGGGGACGGGGGAATCAGCACTTTGCTACGTCGACGCATCAGGCTCCCAGGGAGCATGAGCTGGGTCGGGCGGGGGAAGAGCGTACGTATCGGCTGGAGCTGCGCCTGCTCGCGGATGCGGGGCTGGTGGGGTATCCAAATGTCGGGAAGTCGACGCTGATTTCGAGGCTTTCGGCGGCTCGGCCTAAGATTGCGAACTACGCGTTTACTACGCTGGAGCCGAATCTGGGCGTTGTGTCGGTGGGGGAGTGGCCGCATGAGCAGTCGTTTACGGTGGCCGATCTGCCGGGACTGATTGAAGGCGCGCATCTCGGCGCTGGGCTGGGGATTCAGTTTTTGAAGCATATCGAGCGGACGAGCGTCATTGTTCATCTGGTGGATGTGTCGGACGCGAGCAATCGGCCTGATCCGGTTGAGGACTTCAAGGTGATTACGGAGGAGCTGCGTAGCTTCGATCCTGCGCTTGTTACGCGGCCTACGGTTCTGGTCGCGGCCAAGGCTGATGTTGCGAATCCGGACAAGCTGAAGAAGCTGACTACGTTTGCCAAACGGCGGAAGCTGCCGTTTTATGTCATCTCTGCGGTAACAGGTGAGGGAGTCGAGGCGCTCAAGTTTGGGATTGCCGAGCTGGTTGCGATTCATCGGCCTGTGAGCATTGAGACGGAGGCACCTGCTCCTGTGAAGCTCAAGCCTAACTATCCGCCTCCGCCCAGTTCTGCTCGTCGTCGTAGTTCCTAA
- the nadD gene encoding nicotinate-nucleotide adenylyltransferase, with translation MPLRVPPSSQPKVRLLAAMRVALFGGTFDPPHLGHIGIARAAADAFRLDAVLFAPAGRQPLKADGHATPFDDRFAMAALACAADPRFVASVLDAPRPDGGPNYTVDTLEDLQRQMPGATLFSLAGADSFLSLPRWRDPARLLELAEWIVVSRPGYPLDDLSTLGLTSEQRARVHLLETIHYDIAATDLRERLHGGDPCTDLLPPPIADYIQTHHLYR, from the coding sequence GTGCCGCTCCGCGTCCCTCCGTCGTCGCAGCCTAAGGTACGATTGCTGGCAGCCATGCGCGTAGCCCTCTTCGGCGGCACCTTTGACCCGCCCCACCTCGGCCATATCGGTATTGCACGAGCGGCCGCGGACGCCTTCCGACTGGACGCTGTTTTGTTCGCGCCCGCCGGCCGCCAACCGCTCAAGGCAGACGGCCATGCGACCCCGTTTGACGACCGTTTCGCAATGGCTGCACTTGCCTGCGCGGCGGATCCCCGTTTTGTTGCCTCTGTCCTCGATGCGCCACGCCCAGATGGCGGGCCTAACTACACTGTCGACACTCTCGAAGACCTTCAACGGCAGATGCCGGGCGCGACCCTGTTCAGCCTTGCCGGGGCTGACAGCTTTCTGAGCCTGCCCCGGTGGCGCGATCCTGCCCGCTTGCTTGAGCTGGCCGAGTGGATTGTGGTCAGCCGCCCCGGTTATCCGCTCGACGACCTATCGACGCTTGGGCTTACTTCCGAACAGCGCGCCCGCGTTCACCTGCTCGAGACGATTCACTATGACATTGCGGCAACCGACCTGCGCGAGCGGCTACACGGCGGCGACCCCTGCACCGATCTGCTGCCTCCGCCCATTGCAGACTATATTCAGACCCATCACCTCTACCGCTAA
- a CDS encoding class I SAM-dependent methyltransferase gives MADLISFPILPTFRDPAGSVEIRPDGAYRRIRAPFDAEILSFLSLPLASELVADGRLVASEVLTAPTETLVLRHPRVSFQSYPWEWPPALWLAAAELTLNLCSDLVNEGWLLKDATPLNVLFQGMRPVFVDVPSIQRAPPNQSIWYPYGQFVRTFLLPMLAHSQLGWPLQVALNRRDGYEPEEIFSALSWPARLRRPALSAVTLPTLLSRRAHRDTEGLANHTVQDPELARHVILKTLRTLLSQMRRATPTYRASTWSDYAETATHYSETDHASKRAFVAAALEAAQPARVLDAGCNTGVYSMLAADTGAEVVAIDTDLQAVDRLCATLKGSGKNILPLCVDLAHPTPASGWENRETASFLSRCTGHFDTVMMLAVIHHLLLGSQIPMDRVAALCSDLTTGHLILEWVPPTDIKFRELLRGRDDIYAHITEVAFRDAFAKHFTTVGERTLSNGRILLHLEKR, from the coding sequence ATGGCCGATCTCATTTCGTTTCCCATCCTTCCGACCTTCCGTGATCCCGCAGGAAGCGTAGAGATAAGGCCCGACGGTGCCTATCGTAGGATCCGTGCGCCTTTTGACGCGGAGATTCTCTCCTTCCTCTCGCTTCCCCTTGCCTCCGAACTGGTTGCCGATGGCCGGCTCGTCGCCAGCGAGGTTCTGACGGCCCCCACCGAGACTCTTGTTCTCCGCCACCCTCGCGTCTCGTTCCAGTCTTACCCCTGGGAGTGGCCGCCTGCCCTTTGGCTCGCCGCAGCCGAACTTACCCTTAACCTTTGCAGCGATCTGGTCAACGAAGGCTGGCTCCTGAAGGATGCAACGCCGCTGAACGTTCTGTTTCAGGGCATGCGGCCTGTCTTTGTCGATGTCCCTTCCATTCAGCGAGCGCCGCCCAACCAATCCATCTGGTACCCCTACGGGCAGTTTGTGCGGACTTTTCTGCTTCCTATGCTCGCCCACTCGCAGCTTGGATGGCCCCTGCAGGTTGCGCTGAACCGCCGAGACGGCTACGAGCCGGAGGAGATCTTCTCAGCTCTTTCGTGGCCCGCACGGCTTCGTCGGCCAGCCCTTTCTGCAGTGACTCTTCCTACACTGCTTTCGCGGAGAGCGCACCGCGACACAGAAGGCCTCGCGAACCATACCGTACAGGACCCCGAGCTCGCCAGGCACGTCATCCTCAAGACCCTCCGCACGCTTCTGTCGCAGATGCGGCGGGCAACGCCGACCTATCGCGCCTCCACGTGGAGCGACTACGCCGAGACTGCGACTCACTATTCCGAGACAGATCACGCCAGCAAGAGGGCTTTTGTCGCGGCGGCTCTCGAAGCGGCTCAACCCGCGCGCGTTCTCGACGCAGGCTGCAATACCGGCGTCTACTCGATGCTCGCCGCGGATACAGGCGCCGAGGTGGTGGCGATCGATACGGATCTCCAGGCAGTCGACCGGCTGTGCGCGACGCTCAAAGGCAGCGGAAAGAATATCCTTCCGCTCTGCGTCGATCTCGCGCACCCCACGCCAGCTTCCGGCTGGGAGAACCGCGAGACCGCGTCGTTCCTCAGCCGCTGCACCGGTCACTTCGATACGGTGATGATGCTCGCTGTCATCCATCATCTTCTGCTGGGCAGCCAGATCCCGATGGATCGCGTTGCCGCTCTGTGCAGTGACCTCACCACGGGCCACCTGATCCTCGAGTGGGTCCCTCCGACGGATATCAAATTCAGGGAGCTTCTCCGCGGCCGCGACGACATCTACGCCCACATCACCGAGGTTGCGTTTCGCGATGCGTTTGCGAAGCACTTCACCACTGTCGGCGAGAGGACGCTATCCAACGGCCGCATCCTGCTTCATCTCGAGAAACGATAA
- a CDS encoding sulfatase-like hydrolase/transferase — protein sequence MKLLTHPAVTALGVTTLFLLGLIGPLIAPSHLALYHLSGSTSSIFLSVLLNVLFVWLLLTGLLFWAQRPGWPRVFIWSSLTLATPWILVKEYAVLTDWTIPHALSMFVFLACLIALVSLLLLWRPAYVPSFERAQHFVATLLGFAALSGVLFVSQLMWFAWKARSLNVPRPLHWRQTASSSQPTKTRVIWLLLDELSYQQVYEQRFPGLNLDAFDQLAAQSTVFTHAVPTASYTEIAVPSLMTGVPTDRVRSSPDGFLSLHNARTNKWQPFDPHETIFQDALTQGYRTGIAGWFNPYCRILPSVLDRCFWTDSSARVESDLDTGQPFAKALLAPIGWFYNAAKLFVRGRTRQDQESEFEARLHIVDYRDLSAATDQLLDDSSIDFVFLHLPVPHPGGIYDRKTTSFSIHNSSYIDNLALADKSLAHVRHLLEQNGTWDSSAVIVMGDHSWRTALLWSDSPTWTHEDQVASHGGQFDDRPGYIVKMPFQQTPSRVGSRFAAIHTRALLDGIIDGRLKTADDLAAWAAQQP from the coding sequence ATGAAACTGCTGACCCATCCGGCGGTCACCGCGCTAGGAGTGACTACGCTATTTCTTCTTGGCTTGATTGGCCCACTCATTGCGCCGTCGCATCTTGCTCTTTATCACCTCAGCGGGTCGACCTCATCGATTTTTCTGTCGGTTCTCCTGAACGTGCTCTTCGTTTGGCTGCTGCTGACAGGGCTGCTCTTTTGGGCACAGAGACCGGGATGGCCGCGTGTCTTCATCTGGTCCAGCCTCACACTAGCCACACCTTGGATACTGGTAAAAGAATATGCAGTCCTGACTGATTGGACGATACCTCATGCGTTGAGTATGTTCGTCTTCCTTGCATGTCTGATCGCTCTCGTCTCTCTCCTGCTTTTGTGGAGGCCGGCGTACGTTCCTTCCTTCGAACGCGCACAACACTTCGTAGCCACGCTGTTAGGATTCGCTGCTCTCAGCGGTGTGCTCTTTGTGAGCCAGCTGATGTGGTTCGCATGGAAGGCACGTTCGCTCAACGTTCCTCGCCCCCTGCACTGGCGTCAGACGGCATCTTCGTCCCAGCCGACGAAGACGCGAGTGATCTGGCTGCTGCTCGACGAACTTTCCTATCAACAGGTCTATGAGCAACGTTTCCCCGGGCTAAACCTCGACGCCTTCGACCAACTCGCCGCTCAGTCGACAGTCTTCACCCATGCTGTTCCGACTGCCAGCTACACTGAAATAGCTGTTCCATCTCTGATGACTGGGGTACCTACTGATCGCGTCAGGTCATCCCCCGATGGATTCCTCAGCTTGCACAACGCGCGAACAAATAAGTGGCAGCCCTTTGATCCCCACGAGACGATCTTTCAGGACGCCCTGACGCAAGGCTATCGCACGGGCATCGCCGGGTGGTTCAACCCCTACTGCCGCATTCTGCCCTCGGTTCTCGACCGATGCTTTTGGACTGACAGCAGCGCTCGTGTCGAGTCTGACCTCGACACAGGGCAGCCTTTCGCAAAAGCATTACTGGCTCCCATAGGCTGGTTCTATAACGCCGCAAAATTGTTCGTCCGAGGAAGGACGAGACAAGATCAGGAGTCTGAATTTGAAGCCCGGCTTCACATTGTTGACTACCGCGACCTCTCTGCTGCCACCGACCAACTTCTCGATGACTCATCGATCGACTTCGTATTCCTGCACCTGCCGGTGCCTCATCCGGGCGGGATCTATGACCGCAAGACAACCAGCTTCAGCATCCACAACTCCTCCTATATCGACAACCTCGCCCTTGCCGACAAGAGCCTCGCTCACGTTCGACACCTGCTCGAGCAAAACGGCACATGGGATTCATCCGCAGTGATCGTGATGGGAGACCACTCGTGGAGAACGGCGCTTCTGTGGTCAGATAGTCCAACCTGGACCCACGAGGATCAGGTAGCCAGCCACGGCGGTCAGTTTGATGATCGTCCCGGTTATATCGTCAAGATGCCCTTCCAGCAAACACCGTCGCGTGTAGGTTCTCGTTTCGCCGCCATTCATACTCGTGCCCTGCTTGATGGGATTATCGACGGCAGACTCAAAACAGCGGACGATCTTGCCGCGTGGGCTGCACAACAACCCTGA
- the rsfS gene encoding ribosome silencing factor, giving the protein MPSIESNQLLLAAASAAEDKKAEDIRILALDPAESGLTDYFLICNGTNDRQNIAITDEIELRLKREFGVYPNSVEGRRQAEWILMDYVDFIVHVFSPEKRAFYGLERLRKSATTLSIAELNDALKERIAASRTKAPKKAAAKKAAPALKKSPAKKATAAKAVSSSKTKKAVKKAVAKGKTKGSVKTAAKRAAVKKASPSR; this is encoded by the coding sequence ATGCCATCCATCGAAAGCAACCAGCTACTGCTCGCCGCCGCGTCCGCCGCCGAAGACAAAAAAGCTGAAGACATCCGCATCCTCGCCCTCGACCCCGCCGAGAGCGGTCTCACCGACTACTTTCTCATCTGTAACGGCACGAACGACCGCCAGAACATCGCCATTACCGATGAGATCGAGCTTCGCCTCAAACGCGAGTTCGGCGTCTACCCCAACTCCGTCGAGGGCCGCCGCCAGGCAGAGTGGATCCTGATGGACTATGTTGACTTCATCGTCCACGTCTTCTCGCCGGAGAAGCGTGCGTTCTATGGGCTGGAACGTCTGCGTAAATCGGCTACGACGCTAAGCATTGCGGAGTTGAATGACGCGTTGAAGGAACGAATTGCGGCGAGTCGCACAAAGGCACCGAAGAAGGCAGCGGCGAAAAAAGCTGCTCCAGCCCTGAAGAAATCGCCCGCTAAGAAAGCCACTGCCGCAAAAGCCGTTTCCTCCAGCAAAACGAAGAAAGCTGTGAAGAAGGCTGTCGCAAAGGGCAAGACCAAGGGTTCGGTCAAGACAGCTGCAAAGCGTGCAGCCGTCAAGAAGGCGTCCCCATCGAGGTGA